The following are encoded together in the Deinococcus malanensis genome:
- the hemG gene encoding protoporphyrinogen oxidase, translating into MSSGALPVIVVGGGITGLSAAWELQQRGLPYVLLEAGDRLGGKVQTEHTDDGFLVEHAADAFILGKPYAAQLAREVGLEPDIIHPRDDTKRLYFLKGGRLLDFPQNMKMFVPLDDQSFLDSGVLSPEGARRFLDEVNVPPKAPGDEDESLAAFITRRFGEEALNFIVPLAAGIYVANPFELSMKAAFPQFLALEQKYGSVIRGSRATVRAPGPVFASFRGGMDALAQAIAARLTGEVRLNTQVQQVQADGVVLKGGQHLRGSGVIVTTPSWSAAPMFSQNFGRAAALIGELKANGSVAVVLAYRADQFPGDMHLHGLQVDASEGIHLKAVTVHSAKLHGRAPEGHVLLRVFFKDLDPGFALEEARREVERLFGAHGEPLWHICADWRGRNPAYQVGHLDHLERIRAALPAHIQVAGASYTGVGLPDCVNAGRSAAQVLTEQLSVA; encoded by the coding sequence GTGAGCTCCGGGGCGCTTCCGGTCATTGTCGTGGGCGGGGGCATCACGGGCCTGAGCGCCGCCTGGGAACTGCAGCAGCGGGGTCTTCCCTACGTGCTGCTGGAAGCCGGTGACCGCCTGGGCGGCAAGGTGCAGACTGAGCATACCGACGACGGCTTTCTGGTGGAGCACGCCGCCGACGCCTTTATTCTCGGCAAACCCTACGCCGCGCAGCTGGCCCGGGAAGTTGGACTGGAGCCGGACATCATCCATCCACGGGATGACACCAAGCGGCTGTACTTCCTGAAGGGCGGCCGGTTGCTGGACTTCCCGCAGAACATGAAGATGTTCGTGCCGCTGGATGACCAGTCGTTCCTGGACAGCGGCGTGCTGTCTCCCGAAGGTGCGCGGCGCTTTCTGGATGAGGTCAACGTCCCGCCGAAGGCCCCCGGTGACGAGGACGAGTCGCTGGCCGCCTTCATTACGCGGCGCTTTGGAGAAGAGGCGCTGAATTTCATCGTGCCTCTGGCTGCTGGCATCTATGTCGCCAACCCGTTTGAGCTGAGCATGAAAGCGGCTTTCCCGCAGTTTCTGGCACTGGAACAGAAATATGGCAGCGTGATTCGCGGCAGCCGCGCCACCGTACGTGCACCGGGGCCGGTGTTCGCTTCGTTCCGCGGCGGTATGGACGCCCTGGCACAGGCCATAGCTGCCCGGCTGACCGGGGAGGTGCGCCTGAATACTCAGGTTCAGCAGGTGCAGGCGGACGGCGTCGTCCTTAAAGGTGGCCAGCACCTGCGCGGAAGCGGCGTGATCGTCACCACGCCGTCGTGGTCCGCGGCGCCGATGTTCAGCCAGAATTTTGGGCGGGCAGCAGCGCTGATCGGTGAACTCAAGGCCAACGGGTCGGTGGCCGTGGTGCTGGCCTACCGCGCCGACCAGTTCCCGGGAGACATGCACCTTCACGGCCTGCAGGTCGACGCCTCCGAGGGTATCCACCTCAAAGCCGTGACCGTTCACTCGGCCAAACTGCATGGGCGTGCGCCCGAAGGCCATGTGCTGCTGCGGGTGTTCTTCAAGGACCTGGACCCCGGGTTTGCCCTGGAGGAAGCCCGGCGCGAGGTAGAACGGCTGTTCGGTGCCCACGGGGAGCCTCTGTGGCACATCTGTGCCGACTGGCGTGGCAGGAACCCGGCGTATCAGGTCGGACACCTCGATCACCTTGAGCGGATTCGCGCCGCTTTGCCTGCGCACATCCAGGTTGCCGGAGCGAGTTACACCGGTGTGGGCCTGCCCGACTGCGTCAATGCCGGGCGCAGCGCAGCGCAGGTGCTCACCGAGCAACTTTCAGTGGCCTGA
- the hemH gene encoding ferrochelatase codes for MTTPTSTVSPDTVGILFMAYGGPETLADMPGYLADIRAGRVTPDTVLEEITNNYRQIGGRSPLPEFTRAQVDATMQALAATDRPLKAYIGMRHWTPWIEDTVRQMLDDGIRKAVAIVLAPHFSSMSVAKYQKKIKAGLEMHHGHIDFEFVNQYHTEPGYITALAQRVREGIQSFPQSEQDEVHVVLSAHSLPVRITREGDPYADQLLESARLVTQQAGLSEEQWSWSFQSAGRSPEPWLGPQLDEHLRALAEKGVSRVVSVPVGFVSDHVEILFDIDIAAQEVAHELGMTLVRPPALNTDPLFIGTLASVIERKVASL; via the coding sequence ATGACCACCCCCACCTCCACGGTTTCGCCCGATACGGTCGGCATCCTGTTCATGGCCTACGGCGGACCCGAAACGCTTGCTGACATGCCCGGCTACCTCGCAGATATCCGTGCCGGACGTGTGACGCCCGACACCGTTCTGGAAGAGATCACCAACAACTACCGCCAGATTGGCGGCAGGAGCCCCCTACCCGAATTTACGCGCGCCCAGGTGGACGCGACCATGCAGGCCCTCGCTGCCACGGACCGTCCCCTGAAGGCCTATATCGGCATGCGTCACTGGACACCATGGATTGAGGACACGGTGCGTCAGATGCTGGACGACGGTATCCGGAAAGCCGTGGCGATTGTGCTGGCCCCGCACTTTTCCAGCATGAGCGTGGCAAAGTACCAGAAGAAGATCAAGGCGGGCCTGGAGATGCACCACGGCCACATCGACTTCGAATTCGTCAACCAGTACCATACCGAGCCCGGGTACATCACGGCCCTGGCGCAGCGCGTTCGCGAAGGTATCCAGAGCTTTCCCCAGTCCGAGCAGGATGAGGTGCACGTGGTGCTCAGCGCCCACAGCCTGCCGGTGCGCATCACCCGGGAAGGTGACCCTTACGCCGACCAGCTGCTCGAGTCTGCCCGGCTGGTGACCCAGCAGGCCGGTCTGAGCGAGGAGCAGTGGAGCTGGAGCTTCCAGTCGGCGGGCCGCAGCCCGGAGCCCTGGCTGGGCCCGCAACTCGACGAGCACCTCCGTGCGCTGGCCGAGAAGGGCGTGAGCAGGGTCGTCAGCGTTCCGGTGGGCTTTGTATCCGACCACGTGGAGATCCTGTTTGACATAGATATTGCGGCGCAGGAAGTGGCCCACGAGCTGGGCATGACCCTGGTCCGCCCGCCGGCCCTGAATACCGACCCGCTGTTTATCGGCACGCTGGCCAGCGTGATTGAACGGAAGGTCGCCTCGCTGTGA